From Pseudomonadota bacterium, a single genomic window includes:
- a CDS encoding phage integrase N-terminal SAM-like domain-containing protein produces FIDLKEPDTVGAKEVKEYLEYLATRREVAGNTQRQALNAIVFLYAKVLEKPLGDIGAYAKPKKPQRLPVVFTHDEVDLVLESLEGTMGLMAGLLYGSGLRHMECVRLRVKDIDFARQQLLVRGKGGKDRLTVLSERFNEPLQEHLLRVKELHNADLKNGYGKGVRSLLDSCLFTTFCAAVLFAIRRHLAQFAVNIFSKSVAA; encoded by the coding sequence ATTTCATTGATTTAAAAGAGCCGGATACGGTAGGCGCCAAGGAAGTGAAAGAGTATCTCGAATATCTGGCAACGCGGCGAGAGGTGGCCGGCAACACCCAGCGACAGGCCTTGAATGCCATAGTCTTTCTGTATGCCAAGGTTCTGGAGAAACCACTTGGCGATATCGGCGCTTATGCAAAACCCAAGAAGCCCCAGCGACTCCCGGTGGTGTTTACACATGACGAAGTGGATCTGGTGCTTGAGTCACTCGAAGGAACCATGGGCCTGATGGCCGGGCTGTTATATGGGAGCGGCTTACGACACATGGAGTGTGTCCGTTTGCGAGTCAAGGACATTGATTTTGCCAGACAACAGCTCCTGGTTCGCGGTAAGGGCGGCAAGGACCGGTTGACGGTCTTATCTGAACGTTTTAATGAGCCTCTTCAGGAACATCTCCTGAGGGTCAAGGAACTCCACAATGCCGATCTAAAAAATGGCTATGGTAAAGGGGTCAGATCTTTGCTTGACTCTTGCTTGTTTACCACCTTTTGCGCCGCAGTCCTTTTTGCAATCCGGAGGCATCTTGCTCAATTTGCAGTCAACATATTTTCAAAAAGTGTTGCTGCTTAA
- a CDS encoding 3'-5' exonuclease produces the protein MDFSKIAKLFGRKSTGVHPLIARSQEYFRNFNKDLPLQDYDFVVFDTELSGFDLNKDEIVAIGAVKIRNLQIQCACTFYSLVRPEKDAHTPSTLIHRLTPGKLIAARPLAEVLPEFIDFCGEAVQIGHYTRLDLDFINKATTKLFGGALKTPYLDTMRLAMAYNESKHGHYYDHSNIHGAYTLNALSREFNLPIFTEHNALQDSLQTAYLFLFLVKKMREYGFRTLNDYLKAGRKWKIIL, from the coding sequence ATGGATTTTTCAAAGATTGCCAAGCTGTTCGGGAGAAAATCAACCGGCGTCCATCCGCTGATCGCCCGCAGTCAGGAGTACTTTCGTAATTTCAATAAAGACCTGCCACTCCAGGACTATGATTTCGTGGTTTTCGACACGGAACTCTCCGGGTTTGACCTCAATAAAGACGAGATCGTTGCGATCGGGGCGGTCAAGATCCGCAACCTGCAGATCCAGTGTGCCTGCACATTCTATTCCCTGGTCAGACCGGAAAAAGACGCCCATACCCCAAGCACCCTGATCCACCGGCTCACCCCCGGCAAACTGATCGCGGCCCGGCCGCTCGCGGAAGTATTGCCGGAGTTCATCGATTTCTGCGGTGAAGCCGTCCAGATCGGGCATTACACCCGCCTGGACCTGGATTTCATCAACAAGGCCACCACCAAACTGTTCGGAGGCGCCCTGAAAACCCCGTATCTCGACACCATGCGCCTGGCCATGGCCTACAACGAATCGAAACACGGCCATTATTACGACCACAGCAACATCCATGGCGCCTATACCCTGAATGCCCTGAGCCGCGAATTCAACCTGCCGATATTCACCGAGCACAATGCCCTGCAGGATTCCCTGCAGACTGCCTATCTCTTTCTTTTCCTGGTCAAAAAGATGCGGGAGTACGGCTTCCGGACCTTGAACGACTACCTGAAAGCAGGCCGCAAGTGGAAAATAATCCTTTGA
- a CDS encoding cyclic nucleotide-binding domain-containing protein encodes MAKDETNEVPANVALAFLTEILPFKDLDPAALSKLARRCTIDFYPKGTLIFRQGETEVSHLYVIQQGGIKTYRTEGDTQTLKDYRGVGEYFGALPLIQGTRANLNIETIDDTFCFLFEKQDFLDLLDSNPAVSQYYLRTMSAKMAGLVYSEVRQHKMAPRTDGALYLFSAQVGDVAKGNLYQAPESTTVQEAAIIMSENMIGSLLLTDSRGEISGIVTDKDIRSKVVAKGIDFKTPVSAIMASPVQTISSQAVCFDALLKMIKTKIHHLAIEQNGKIIRMITTHDIMVTQGTSPLYLFREILAQKKIEGLYPLARKIPQVVRSLIEEGAKANNITRMIAVLNDHVLDRMLSLLQEEFGRAPVPWAWLLLGSEGRREQTFKTDQDNAIIYGAPEDPTLKDQAEEYFRPFSERAIEHLVKCGYPLCPGNIMASNPELRQPFPVWSGYFQKWCRTPTPESVLKSMIFFDFKAGFGDNGMAEALRDEITRTARKSDIFQLWLAKSCLSSRPPLSFFKNFIVEKDGEHKNTFDLKTRGLVFIVDFARLMSLKHGITETNTLARLNLLQENQYLPQGLCNEIIEAYEFLMHLRLIHQLQMMETGQEPDNYINPKDLTDLERQTLKEAFAVIGRLQDFLSKEFHLAEQ; translated from the coding sequence ATGGCTAAAGATGAAACAAATGAGGTGCCGGCGAATGTGGCCCTCGCCTTCCTTACCGAGATTCTTCCCTTCAAGGACCTCGATCCCGCGGCCCTTTCAAAACTGGCGAGAAGATGCACCATTGATTTTTACCCCAAAGGAACCCTGATCTTCCGCCAGGGAGAGACGGAAGTTTCCCATCTGTATGTGATCCAGCAGGGCGGGATCAAAACCTACCGGACAGAGGGCGACACCCAGACGCTCAAGGATTATCGGGGGGTCGGTGAATATTTCGGCGCGTTGCCGCTGATCCAGGGAACCAGGGCCAACCTGAATATTGAAACGATAGACGACACCTTCTGTTTTCTGTTCGAAAAGCAGGATTTTCTCGATCTGCTCGACTCAAATCCCGCCGTTTCCCAGTATTACCTCCGCACCATGTCGGCCAAGATGGCCGGTCTGGTCTATTCCGAGGTCCGCCAGCACAAGATGGCCCCCCGGACCGATGGCGCGCTCTACCTGTTCAGCGCCCAGGTCGGAGATGTCGCCAAAGGCAACCTCTATCAGGCTCCGGAGAGCACCACGGTCCAGGAAGCGGCAATCATCATGTCCGAGAACATGATCGGCTCACTGCTGTTGACCGACAGCCGGGGTGAGATCAGCGGCATCGTTACCGACAAGGATATCCGCAGCAAGGTGGTCGCCAAAGGCATAGATTTCAAAACCCCGGTTTCTGCGATCATGGCCTCTCCCGTACAGACCATCTCCAGCCAGGCCGTCTGTTTCGACGCCCTGCTGAAGATGATCAAGACCAAGATCCATCATCTGGCCATCGAACAGAACGGCAAAATCATCAGGATGATCACCACCCACGATATCATGGTGACCCAGGGCACCTCCCCCCTGTACCTGTTTCGCGAAATTCTCGCCCAGAAGAAGATTGAAGGCCTCTACCCTCTGGCCAGGAAGATTCCGCAGGTGGTACGCTCCTTGATCGAAGAAGGGGCGAAGGCCAACAATATCACCAGAATGATCGCCGTGCTCAACGACCATGTTTTAGACCGGATGCTCTCCCTGCTGCAGGAGGAATTCGGCCGGGCCCCGGTCCCCTGGGCCTGGCTGCTGCTGGGCAGCGAGGGCCGCAGGGAACAGACTTTCAAGACCGATCAGGACAACGCGATCATCTACGGCGCCCCGGAAGATCCGACCCTGAAGGACCAGGCGGAAGAGTACTTCAGACCTTTCTCGGAACGCGCGATCGAGCATCTCGTCAAGTGCGGCTATCCGCTCTGCCCGGGAAACATCATGGCCTCCAACCCGGAACTGCGCCAGCCCTTTCCGGTATGGAGCGGCTACTTCCAGAAATGGTGCCGGACCCCCACCCCGGAGAGCGTTCTCAAGTCAATGATCTTTTTCGATTTCAAGGCGGGTTTCGGCGACAACGGGATGGCCGAGGCGCTCAGAGATGAAATCACCCGAACCGCCCGCAAATCTGATATCTTCCAGCTCTGGCTGGCAAAAAGCTGTCTTTCCTCCCGCCCGCCCCTGTCGTTTTTCAAGAATTTCATCGTCGAAAAGGATGGCGAACACAAGAACACCTTCGATCTCAAGACCAGAGGCCTGGTCTTCATCGTCGATTTCGCCCGCCTGATGTCACTCAAGCACGGGATCACCGAGACCAACACCCTTGCCCGCCTGAACCTCCTGCAGGAAAACCAGTATCTGCCCCAGGGGCTCTGCAACGAAATCATCGAGGCGTATGAATTCCTGATGCACCTGCGCCTGATCCACCAGTTGCAGATGATGGAGACCGGTCAGGAACCGGACAACTATATCAACCCCAAAGACCTCACCGACCTTGAACGACAGACCCTGAAAGAGGCATTTGCCGTCATCGGCCGGCTGCAGGATTTCCTCAGCAAAGAATTTCACCTGGCGGAACAGTGA
- a CDS encoding EAL domain-containing protein codes for MDRKPYMFHEIDTDEGFYFNKALGLPTVISKYREIETILTDLHYMACITIQIGHLSKVEYLYGSTIYTELLRFINDYLLKIRTEELRTEDIFVVDLFDVDTFIIFLSAPREHRTQLLRHLEAITERLRIHTEKKVFETFYPYLKEYARPSIGYALVINNPMVSNLRLITQLVSSAKKMGEFMTLKHDYSSRFNLQKIIIEENIHTVFQPIVSLPDLEIIGYEALSRGPEHSEFYTPQLLFVVASECGLSFELDRLCRKIALETIRHVETDRKIFVNTLTMTIHDPEFRGTYLKELLADLKIKPENVVFEVSERLAIDNYDLFRSALQDYKDIGIVQATDDIGTGYSDLERVMELNPGFMKIDISFVRGVDKSFIKQKIVASLVALARGLNSEIIAEGVETGEEYEKLVELGVPYAQGFLFGRPSPELVDKSFDFQHTAARS; via the coding sequence ATGGACCGGAAACCCTACATGTTCCATGAAATAGATACCGACGAAGGCTTTTATTTCAACAAGGCGCTCGGTTTGCCGACGGTCATCAGCAAGTACCGGGAAATCGAAACCATTCTCACCGATCTGCACTATATGGCCTGCATCACCATCCAGATCGGCCATCTCAGCAAAGTCGAATACCTGTACGGCAGCACAATCTACACGGAACTACTCAGGTTCATCAACGACTACCTCCTGAAGATCCGCACCGAAGAACTCCGCACCGAGGATATCTTCGTCGTCGATCTGTTCGATGTCGACACCTTCATCATCTTCCTTTCCGCCCCGAGAGAACACCGGACCCAGCTTCTCAGGCACCTGGAAGCCATCACCGAAAGGCTCAGGATTCATACCGAAAAAAAGGTGTTTGAAACATTCTATCCGTACCTCAAGGAGTATGCGAGGCCCTCAATAGGATATGCCCTGGTCATCAACAACCCGATGGTCAGCAATCTGCGTCTGATTACCCAGCTGGTCAGCAGTGCCAAGAAGATGGGTGAGTTCATGACCCTCAAGCACGACTACTCAAGCCGCTTCAACCTGCAGAAAATAATTATTGAAGAAAACATCCATACCGTCTTCCAGCCGATTGTCTCCCTGCCGGACCTTGAGATCATAGGATACGAAGCGCTTTCGCGGGGGCCTGAACACTCCGAATTTTACACCCCCCAGCTTCTCTTTGTCGTGGCGAGCGAATGCGGCCTTTCATTTGAACTTGACCGGTTGTGCCGTAAGATCGCCCTTGAAACCATCCGTCATGTGGAAACAGACCGAAAGATCTTCGTCAACACCCTGACCATGACCATTCACGATCCCGAGTTTCGCGGCACCTACCTGAAGGAGCTGCTTGCCGATCTGAAGATCAAACCGGAAAATGTCGTCTTCGAGGTGAGCGAGAGGCTGGCCATCGACAATTATGATCTGTTCAGGAGTGCGCTGCAGGATTACAAGGATATCGGGATTGTTCAGGCCACCGATGATATCGGCACCGGATACTCCGATCTGGAGCGGGTCATGGAATTAAATCCCGGTTTCATGAAGATCGACATCTCTTTTGTGAGAGGCGTGGACAAAAGTTTTATCAAGCAGAAGATTGTCGCCTCTCTGGTTGCCCTTGCCAGGGGGTTGAACTCGGAGATCATTGCCGAAGGGGTTGAAACCGGAGAGGAATACGAAAAGCTTGTCGAACTCGGTGTTCCGTACGCCCAAGGTTTCCTTTTCGGCAGGCCGTCTCCGGAGCTGGTTGACAAGTCTTTTGATTTCCAGCACACTGCAGCACGATCATAA
- a CDS encoding murein transglycosylase A, whose product MISTGKKNICLLLCLVILRAFTAVAGEDCYGEVVSVADVPGFFDDLAGAGIDEALATSLEYYGSQPPERRYVICNRSYRASEMVETLVEFRAVYQRVGNRTELQGALQEKFELCPAAGGAGRDGRMLVTGYFEPVVAGSLVKKPPFVYPVYSAPPDLVVRGDETGRIENGRLVPYWSRAEIEERGVLAGQELVYLADRVEAFILHVQGSGKVRLRDGRTLDLQFAAKNGRPYRSIGKLLVDRGAMDLEQVSLPAIISYLEAHPREVDEILKYNESYVFFRWGGGGRKGPLGSLGRVLTPGRSVAVDNDCFAPGAPAYLETRKPLFAKDNLIIGWAPLKRFVFSHDTGSAIKGSGRLDLFLGGGTQARAAAGNLKSPGRLYFLVKKK is encoded by the coding sequence ATGATTTCTACGGGCAAAAAAAATATCTGTCTTCTGCTTTGTCTGGTCATTCTGCGGGCGTTTACCGCAGTTGCCGGAGAGGATTGCTATGGAGAGGTAGTCTCCGTTGCCGACGTGCCCGGTTTTTTTGATGATCTGGCCGGGGCCGGGATTGATGAGGCGCTGGCAACAAGTCTTGAATACTACGGATCCCAGCCCCCGGAGCGGAGGTATGTCATCTGCAATCGGAGTTACCGCGCCTCGGAAATGGTGGAGACCCTGGTCGAGTTTCGCGCGGTGTATCAGCGGGTCGGGAATAGAACTGAATTGCAGGGTGCTCTGCAGGAAAAGTTTGAGCTCTGTCCTGCGGCCGGAGGCGCCGGAAGGGATGGGCGGATGCTGGTTACCGGTTATTTTGAACCGGTCGTTGCCGGCAGCCTGGTCAAAAAACCGCCCTTTGTCTATCCGGTCTACAGCGCCCCCCCTGATCTGGTTGTGCGGGGCGATGAAACCGGAAGAATCGAAAACGGTCGGCTGGTCCCTTACTGGTCACGGGCCGAAATCGAAGAGCGTGGGGTCCTTGCCGGGCAGGAGCTGGTCTATCTCGCCGATCGGGTCGAGGCGTTTATCCTTCACGTCCAGGGGTCGGGGAAGGTGCGTCTTCGTGACGGCAGGACTCTCGATCTGCAGTTTGCGGCCAAGAACGGGCGTCCTTACCGGAGTATCGGCAAACTGCTGGTCGACCGGGGGGCAATGGATCTGGAGCAGGTGAGCCTGCCGGCAATAATCAGCTATCTGGAGGCACATCCCCGGGAAGTTGATGAGATCCTCAAATACAATGAATCCTACGTGTTTTTCCGCTGGGGAGGGGGGGGCAGGAAAGGACCTCTGGGAAGTCTCGGGAGAGTTTTGACGCCCGGCAGGTCGGTAGCCGTCGATAATGATTGCTTTGCCCCGGGGGCTCCGGCTTATCTCGAAACCAGAAAACCTCTCTTTGCTAAAGACAACCTGATCATCGGCTGGGCGCCGCTGAAACGCTTTGTCTTCAGCCATGATACCGGCTCGGCGATTAAGGGGAGCGGCAGGCTCGATCTTTTTCTGGGCGGGGGAACCCAGGCCAGGGCTGCCGCAGGAAACCTGAAGAGCCCGGGGCGGCTCTATTTTCTGGTCAAAAAGAAATAG
- a CDS encoding PilT/PilU family type 4a pilus ATPase yields MKQPDIDYWIGTMLQSYDHVSDLNITAGKPLQVEAAGLMEAVRIRPEVKKLTPFQAEVFALNLINGDQRLLDDLTKYGSCDLSYRLGKDVRFRVNIFSGRRNISTVLRKLETRIPTISDLNLPNALHRVHKERNGLILVTGATGTGKSTTLAAILDEVNKEQPVHVVTLEDPIEYVHTHATATFNQRELGRDFDNFSSGLRAALRQAPKVILVGEMRDRETMEIGMTAAETGHVVMSTLHTVDAGQTINRILGMFELEEQAQVRNRLADTIRWIVCQRLLPKIGGGRIAAIEILCMNLRVKELIMNGETDEKTFYDIIGDGAPVGMMTFDQHILQLFENGLITEATAISYSSKRSVVSRGIDLVKSTRGEATTGIKGLAMEIGAGQKHSGY; encoded by the coding sequence ATGAAGCAGCCAGATATTGATTACTGGATCGGCACCATGCTCCAGTCCTACGACCACGTTTCCGATCTTAACATCACCGCCGGTAAACCACTCCAGGTAGAAGCGGCAGGGCTCATGGAGGCTGTCCGGATCAGACCGGAAGTGAAAAAGCTCACTCCTTTCCAGGCGGAAGTTTTTGCCCTGAACCTGATTAACGGCGACCAGCGGCTGCTTGATGATCTCACCAAATACGGCTCCTGTGATCTTTCCTACCGTCTCGGGAAAGATGTGAGGTTTCGGGTCAACATCTTTTCCGGTCGGCGGAATATCTCTACCGTGCTCAGGAAGCTCGAAACCAGAATCCCGACCATCAGCGATCTCAATCTGCCGAACGCCCTCCATCGGGTCCATAAGGAGAGGAATGGTCTGATCCTGGTGACCGGGGCCACCGGTACCGGTAAATCAACTACCCTGGCGGCGATTCTTGACGAGGTCAACAAGGAACAACCTGTTCATGTGGTGACCCTGGAGGACCCTATCGAATATGTGCATACCCATGCCACGGCGACTTTCAACCAGCGGGAACTGGGCCGTGATTTCGATAATTTTTCCTCCGGTCTGCGGGCTGCCCTCCGGCAGGCGCCGAAAGTGATCCTGGTCGGTGAAATGCGTGACCGGGAGACTATGGAAATCGGCATGACGGCGGCTGAAACCGGCCATGTGGTGATGAGTACCCTGCATACCGTTGATGCGGGGCAGACCATCAACAGGATTCTCGGCATGTTCGAGCTGGAGGAGCAGGCCCAGGTCCGGAATCGACTTGCCGACACCATCCGTTGGATCGTCTGCCAGAGGCTGCTGCCGAAGATCGGCGGCGGGCGGATTGCGGCCATCGAAATCCTCTGTATGAACCTCAGGGTGAAAGAGCTCATCATGAATGGTGAAACCGATGAAAAGACCTTTTATGATATTATCGGCGATGGCGCGCCGGTCGGGATGATGACCTTTGACCAGCATATCCTGCAGCTTTTCGAGAACGGCCTGATTACCGAAGCGACTGCGATCTCCTACAGTTCGAAAAGAAGTGTGGTTTCCCGGGGGATTGATCTGGTCAAGTCCACCAGGGGCGAAGCGACCACCGGGATCAAGGGGCTGGCCATGGAAATCGGCGCCGGTCAGAAACACTCGGGGTATTAG
- a CDS encoding zinc-ribbon domain-containing protein, which yields MITTCPNCSKELRFTESQENKIQAALDSLKSGTLKIKCPHCRDAIELQSDGSLADWRVDSAEPTTSRKSPEAPKPPNIDWLTQGKFEEETRIRDMPKALILIDKGPLRDKVNGSFVELFYQTINVDSVAEAIEQMRTAEFVVVVLHSGFDGVSLKDSEFHEYMRNMQMFKRRYIFYVLIGSEFKTLYTLEALSYSANLVINDGDVDFMKNIYKRGRGDYDELFGPYMETLKKHGRK from the coding sequence ATGATCACCACCTGTCCCAACTGTTCGAAGGAACTCCGGTTTACCGAGAGCCAGGAAAACAAGATCCAGGCCGCCCTGGACAGTCTCAAGTCCGGGACCCTGAAGATCAAATGCCCTCACTGCCGTGACGCCATTGAACTGCAGTCAGACGGGTCGCTGGCCGACTGGCGGGTGGATTCCGCCGAACCGACAACGAGTCGAAAGTCTCCTGAGGCGCCCAAGCCTCCGAATATCGACTGGCTGACCCAGGGAAAATTTGAAGAGGAAACTCGAATCAGGGATATGCCCAAGGCGTTGATCCTGATTGATAAGGGGCCTCTCAGAGACAAGGTGAACGGTTCGTTTGTCGAATTGTTTTACCAGACGATCAATGTCGACAGCGTGGCTGAAGCCATTGAGCAGATGCGGACGGCGGAGTTTGTCGTGGTGGTTCTGCACAGCGGCTTTGACGGGGTCTCTCTCAAGGACTCTGAATTTCACGAGTACATGCGTAACATGCAGATGTTTAAAAGACGGTATATATTTTATGTCCTGATCGGATCCGAGTTCAAGACTCTGTACACCCTGGAAGCATTGTCATACAGTGCGAATCTGGTCATTAACGATGGGGATGTGGACTTTATGAAAAATATCTACAAGAGGGGGCGGGGGGACTACGATGAACTGTTCGGCCCTTACATGGAAACCTTAAAAAAACATGGCCGGAAATAG
- a CDS encoding diguanylate cyclase: MTDKDSPPKSSPASGKSDHFRLLKNLSSKFRHLSIANKMLLGFFPLLLLLIVISTFSLIKLNHLNSMNNAILNVDIPVKENVDKMKEAILQQESYVKRYMLLKDQEMLRIFSDRGTEFINLLDKLKQLPADRNFHTDELQSLYNSYSSYLISGIKLRSDDPESSEKFERNIRMRQSEIGSLLDKIKADAERDQDEKAGVISSIGSLAFKFALILCVFGLALSITAALVVTRNIVSAVRKLQFATEMISQGKFDHRPDIDNKDELGELADAFVMMATRLMKLEEMYLDASPLTRLPGGVAVENILKKKIEQRDPLAFCLMDLDNFKSYNDHYGYAKGNDMILETASIIENVLAEHGGSDDFLGHIGGDDFVVITTPDKFKNICRAVIERFDHASPGFYNEADRNRGFISGENRQGQTMTFPLATISIAVATNQNRIFENHIQVGEIVAEIKEYAKSITGSSMIVDKRHDPLDTKVLSFRAGKK; the protein is encoded by the coding sequence GTGACCGACAAAGATTCTCCACCAAAATCTTCACCCGCTTCGGGGAAGTCTGATCATTTCAGACTGCTGAAAAATCTCAGCTCAAAATTCCGCCATCTCAGCATCGCCAACAAGATGCTGCTCGGCTTTTTTCCTCTTCTGCTCCTCCTGATAGTGATCTCGACTTTTTCGCTGATCAAGCTCAACCACCTGAACAGCATGAACAACGCGATCCTGAATGTTGACATTCCGGTCAAGGAAAATGTCGACAAGATGAAAGAAGCGATTCTCCAACAGGAATCGTATGTAAAGCGATACATGCTCCTGAAAGATCAGGAGATGCTCAGGATCTTCAGTGACCGGGGGACCGAGTTCATCAACCTTCTGGATAAACTCAAGCAGCTTCCCGCCGACAGAAATTTCCACACCGACGAACTGCAGAGCCTTTATAACAGTTATTCGAGCTACCTTATTTCCGGCATCAAACTGCGTTCCGACGACCCTGAAAGCTCGGAAAAATTTGAGAGAAACATCCGGATGCGGCAGAGCGAAATAGGCTCTCTGCTGGATAAAATTAAAGCGGATGCGGAGCGGGATCAGGACGAAAAAGCCGGCGTCATCTCCTCCATCGGCAGTCTTGCCTTCAAATTCGCCCTGATCTTATGCGTCTTCGGCCTGGCCCTTTCAATCACCGCAGCTCTGGTCGTGACCAGAAACATTGTCAGCGCGGTACGGAAACTGCAATTTGCCACCGAAATGATCTCCCAGGGGAAATTTGACCACCGTCCGGACATCGACAACAAGGATGAGCTCGGCGAACTGGCGGATGCCTTTGTCATGATGGCCACCCGGCTTATGAAACTTGAAGAGATGTATCTCGACGCAAGCCCTCTGACCCGACTGCCCGGAGGAGTTGCCGTGGAAAATATTCTAAAAAAGAAAATCGAGCAGCGCGACCCCCTTGCCTTCTGCCTGATGGACCTTGATAATTTCAAATCCTACAATGACCATTACGGCTATGCGAAGGGTAACGATATGATCCTGGAAACAGCCTCGATTATCGAGAATGTCCTGGCCGAACATGGTGGTTCCGACGATTTTCTCGGCCATATCGGCGGTGATGATTTTGTGGTCATCACCACGCCCGACAAGTTTAAAAATATCTGCCGCGCGGTCATTGAACGATTCGACCATGCTTCTCCGGGATTCTACAACGAAGCCGACAGAAACCGTGGTTTTATCTCCGGAGAAAATCGACAGGGGCAAACCATGACCTTCCCGCTGGCAACCATTTCAATTGCCGTGGCCACCAACCAGAACAGAATCTTTGAAAACCACATCCAGGTCGGCGAGATCGTAGCCGAGATCAAGGAGTACGCCAAATCCATCACCGGCAGCTCCATGATTGTCGACAAGCGCCATGACCCCCTTGACACCAAGGTCCTCTCGTTCCGAGCCGGGAAAAAATGA